Proteins from one Longimicrobium sp. genomic window:
- a CDS encoding MBL fold metallo-hydrolase, producing the protein MAEAAIHEEAAGITRIDHGWGGPGFIASYLVADGGDLALVEAGPASTLEALLAGVRAAGHDPARLTHLLLTHVHLDHAAAAGQLARIAPQARIYVHGLGAPHLEDPSRLLASAARLYGDRMDEMWGTMLPLPRGRIHVPADGEAIRVGGRSLVALHTPGHASHHLAFHDPDARLVFTGDVAGIRLDGAPHVRPPTPPPDLDTPRWLESIGRLRALRPEMLLLTHFGAVADPEWHLDDLATRLSEWTRRAGDTTDRSVLAAALHADGDAQLLAATGDAALVRRYAESIPYEMMAAGLLRQAHPRRSSSRRD; encoded by the coding sequence TTGGCGGAAGCTGCGATCCATGAGGAGGCTGCGGGGATCACCCGCATCGACCACGGCTGGGGCGGGCCGGGGTTCATCGCGTCGTACCTGGTGGCGGACGGAGGCGACCTGGCGCTGGTGGAGGCCGGGCCGGCGTCCACGCTGGAAGCGCTGCTCGCGGGCGTCCGCGCCGCGGGTCACGATCCGGCGCGCCTCACGCACCTGCTCCTGACCCACGTGCACCTGGACCACGCCGCGGCCGCGGGCCAGCTCGCGCGGATCGCGCCCCAGGCGCGGATCTACGTCCACGGCCTGGGCGCGCCGCACCTGGAAGACCCGTCGCGCCTGCTGGCCAGCGCCGCCCGGCTGTACGGCGACCGCATGGACGAGATGTGGGGCACCATGCTCCCGCTGCCCCGCGGACGCATTCACGTTCCCGCGGACGGCGAGGCCATTCGCGTGGGCGGGCGCTCGCTGGTGGCGCTGCACACCCCGGGGCACGCCAGCCACCACCTGGCGTTCCACGACCCCGATGCGCGTCTGGTCTTTACGGGCGACGTGGCCGGCATCCGGCTGGACGGGGCGCCGCACGTGCGCCCGCCCACGCCCCCGCCGGACCTGGACACGCCCCGGTGGCTGGAGAGCATCGGCCGGCTGCGGGCGCTGCGCCCGGAGATGCTGCTGCTCACCCACTTCGGCGCCGTCGCGGATCCCGAGTGGCACCTGGACGACCTCGCCACGCGGCTTTCCGAGTGGACCCGCCGGGCCGGGGACACCACCGACCGCTCCGTGCTCGCCGCCGCACTCCACGCCGACGGTGACGCCCAGCTCCTCGCGGCGACCGGCGACGCGGCCCTCGTGCGCCGCTACGCAGAGTCGATCCCGTACGAGATGATGGCCGCCGGCCTGCTTCGGCAGGCGCATCCGCGGCGCTCCTCATCACGTCGGGACTGA
- the gcvP gene encoding aminomethyl-transferring glycine dehydrogenase: MHIVDRSSLTHTDTFVRRHVGPGADEIATMLQALGYGSLDELVDATVPASIRLKRPLALGPERSEYEMLREFKALMSRNRVFRSYLGMGYHDCITPPVIQRNILENPGWYTQYTPYQAEIAQGRLEALLNFQTMVVDLTGLPIANASLLDEGTAAAEAMAMAYGIAGAENRNTFFVSQLCHPQTIEVVKTRAWARGFDIVVGDHETFDFTQPVFGVLLQYPATDGEVIDYRPFTQRAREENIIVVAAADLLSLVLLTPPGEWGADMAVGTTQRFGVPLGMGGPHAAYFACRDEYKRQIPGRIIGVSTDADGNPALRMALQTREQHIRREKATSNICTAQVLLAVMAGMYAVYHGPQGLRDIAERTHTLAELLAAGAERLNYRIVHDVFFDTVRIDVGTRVGGILAAARDRGINLRGYDESSICVAVDETTGVEDVEEVLIALNRGSALPFSVDELLGGLSSGIADGFLRSSAILGHPVFNRYHSETEMLRYIRSLESRDLSLTHSMIPLGSCTMKLNATVEMMPVSWAEVGRIHPFAPREQIEGYLEMFRQLESDLAEITGFHSVSLQPNAGSQGEFAGLLVIREYLEAKGQGKRNICLIPQSAHGTNPASAVMAGMKVVVVGTDANGNVDVADLRKKADEHADDLAALMITYPSTHGVFEEAIREICDIVHGHGGQVYMDGANMNAQVGLCRPGDFGADVCHLNLHKTFCIPHGGGGPGMGPICVAEHLAPFLPGHPVIPVGQGETRTISAAPWGSPSILPISYIYIKLMGAEGLTHATRVAILNANYVARRLREHYPVLYQGANGTVAHECIIDLRQLKGPSGVEVEDVAKRLMDYGFHAPTVSFPVAGTMMIEPTESESLAEIDRFCEAMINIREEIREIELGILDRRDNPLKHAPHTAAAVAGDEWAHGYGRQRAAFPLAWVRDRKFWPAVARVNNAAGDRNLVCSCPPVDMYAQV; this comes from the coding sequence CCCGCCCGTCATCCAGCGCAACATCCTGGAAAACCCGGGCTGGTACACGCAGTACACGCCCTATCAGGCCGAGATCGCGCAGGGCCGCCTGGAGGCGCTGCTCAACTTCCAGACGATGGTGGTGGACCTCACCGGGCTCCCCATCGCCAACGCCTCGCTGCTGGACGAGGGCACCGCCGCGGCCGAGGCCATGGCCATGGCGTACGGCATCGCCGGGGCCGAGAACCGCAACACCTTCTTCGTCTCGCAGCTCTGCCATCCGCAGACCATCGAGGTGGTGAAGACGCGCGCCTGGGCCCGGGGCTTCGACATCGTCGTGGGCGACCACGAGACGTTCGACTTCACCCAGCCCGTGTTCGGCGTGCTCCTGCAGTATCCGGCCACGGACGGCGAGGTGATCGACTACCGCCCGTTCACGCAGCGCGCGCGCGAAGAGAACATCATCGTGGTCGCCGCGGCGGACCTGCTGTCGCTCGTCCTGCTCACCCCGCCGGGGGAGTGGGGGGCCGACATGGCGGTGGGGACCACGCAGCGCTTCGGCGTGCCGCTGGGGATGGGCGGGCCGCACGCGGCGTACTTCGCCTGCCGCGACGAGTACAAGCGCCAGATCCCCGGCCGCATCATCGGCGTGTCCACCGACGCGGACGGCAACCCGGCGCTGCGCATGGCGCTGCAGACGCGTGAGCAGCACATCCGCCGCGAAAAGGCCACGAGCAACATCTGCACGGCGCAGGTGCTGCTGGCGGTGATGGCTGGGATGTACGCCGTCTACCACGGCCCCCAGGGGCTGCGCGACATCGCCGAGCGCACGCACACCCTGGCCGAGCTGCTGGCGGCGGGTGCCGAGCGGCTGAACTACCGCATCGTCCACGACGTGTTCTTCGACACCGTGCGCATCGACGTGGGCACGCGGGTGGGCGGCATCCTGGCCGCCGCGCGCGACCGGGGCATCAACCTGCGCGGCTACGACGAGTCGTCCATCTGCGTGGCGGTGGACGAGACGACGGGCGTGGAAGACGTGGAAGAGGTGCTGATCGCGCTGAACCGCGGCTCGGCCCTGCCGTTCTCGGTGGACGAGCTGCTGGGCGGCCTGTCGTCGGGGATCGCGGACGGGTTCCTCCGGTCCAGCGCCATCCTCGGCCACCCGGTGTTCAACCGCTACCACTCCGAAACGGAGATGCTGCGGTACATCCGCTCGCTGGAAAGCCGCGACCTGTCGCTGACGCACAGCATGATCCCGCTGGGCTCGTGCACCATGAAGCTGAACGCCACCGTGGAGATGATGCCCGTCTCCTGGGCGGAGGTGGGGCGCATTCATCCGTTCGCCCCGCGCGAGCAGATCGAGGGCTACCTGGAGATGTTCCGCCAGCTGGAAAGCGATCTGGCCGAGATCACCGGCTTCCACTCCGTCTCGCTGCAGCCCAACGCCGGCTCGCAGGGCGAGTTCGCGGGGCTGCTGGTGATCCGCGAGTACCTGGAAGCCAAGGGGCAGGGCAAGCGCAACATCTGCCTGATCCCGCAGTCGGCGCACGGCACCAACCCCGCCTCGGCGGTGATGGCGGGGATGAAGGTGGTCGTCGTCGGCACCGACGCCAACGGCAACGTCGACGTGGCGGACCTGCGCAAGAAGGCCGACGAGCACGCCGACGACCTGGCCGCGCTGATGATCACCTATCCGTCCACGCACGGCGTGTTCGAAGAGGCCATCCGCGAAATCTGCGACATCGTGCACGGGCACGGCGGGCAGGTGTACATGGACGGCGCCAACATGAACGCGCAGGTGGGCCTCTGCCGCCCGGGCGACTTCGGCGCCGACGTGTGCCACCTGAACCTGCACAAGACGTTCTGCATCCCCCACGGGGGCGGCGGCCCGGGGATGGGGCCCATCTGCGTGGCGGAGCACCTGGCGCCCTTCCTTCCCGGCCACCCGGTGATCCCGGTGGGGCAGGGCGAGACGCGCACGATCTCGGCGGCGCCGTGGGGCAGCCCCAGCATCCTGCCCATCTCGTACATCTACATCAAGCTGATGGGCGCCGAGGGGCTGACGCACGCCACCAGGGTGGCCATCCTGAACGCCAACTACGTCGCCCGGCGGCTGCGAGAGCACTACCCGGTGCTGTACCAGGGCGCCAACGGCACGGTGGCGCACGAGTGCATCATCGACCTGCGCCAGCTGAAGGGGCCGTCGGGGGTGGAGGTGGAAGACGTGGCCAAGCGGCTGATGGACTACGGCTTCCACGCGCCCACCGTCTCGTTCCCCGTGGCGGGGACCATGATGATCGAGCCCACGGAGAGCGAGTCGCTGGCCGAGATCGACCGGTTCTGCGAGGCCATGATCAACATTCGCGAGGAGATCCGCGAGATCGAGCTGGGCATCCTGGACCGCCGCGACAACCCGCTGAAGCACGCGCCGCATACCGCGGCCGCCGTCGCGGGCGACGAGTGGGCGCACGGCTACGGCCGGCAGCGCGCGGCGTTCCCGCTGGCCTGGGTGCGCGACCGCAAGTTCTGGCCGGCCGTGGCGCGCGTGAACAACGCCGCCGGCGACCGCAACCTGGTGTGCAGCTGCCCCCCGGTAGACATGTACGCCCAGGTCTGA
- a CDS encoding SpoIID/LytB domain-containing protein, with amino-acid sequence MNRLPNHWRMLSAAALTLVLGACADRDPTGPSADAGAPSFNEVSAQAFNGNIRIGVVPTATTVTLGSAAGWTITDKGNGATLLSGVGGVQATVTLQAGSVSVTRYRLQVMCGTAAAVNAKKAQAEALGHATMTEVIPACTRLYLGDFASNAAFGVRNTYRNQVIAQGLAASDAFWKLVTTTTGITQYKVTAGSQTALSNGAVGFTSSDGLVTIGTARYRGVAEVRRNSAGTLAGINEVHIEDYLYGVVPRELPPTVWPELEALKAQAVAARTYALSGLGKRAADGYDLLPTTSDQVYGGYNAEHPLSTQAVDETRAVVATHEGKLIAALFSSTSGGVTANNEDVYNSAPIAYLRGVRDRQHGNSEHVLDEIRRSPNANSLRGKKNGDFESDWSRYHRWSFEWTAEEISQVVSLYAGQDVGRVTAINVLERSNSGRVKTIEYVTEAGTFYDTKDHIRTSLKYINASGTPTSLLSTLFIIEPVIDRKTGEVAGFEAFGGGWGHGVGLCQTGAVGMAEKGATYDEILKHYYQGIDLATWY; translated from the coding sequence GTGAACCGACTTCCCAACCACTGGCGGATGCTTTCCGCCGCGGCGCTCACCCTCGTGCTGGGTGCCTGCGCCGATCGCGACCCGACGGGCCCCTCGGCAGACGCCGGCGCGCCCTCGTTCAACGAGGTTTCGGCGCAGGCCTTCAACGGCAACATCCGCATCGGCGTGGTGCCCACCGCCACCACGGTGACGCTGGGCAGCGCGGCCGGGTGGACGATTACCGACAAGGGCAACGGCGCCACGCTCCTGTCGGGGGTGGGCGGGGTGCAGGCGACGGTCACGCTGCAGGCGGGAAGCGTAAGCGTCACGCGGTACCGCCTGCAGGTGATGTGCGGCACCGCCGCCGCGGTGAACGCGAAGAAGGCGCAGGCAGAGGCGCTGGGGCACGCCACGATGACGGAGGTGATCCCGGCCTGCACGCGCCTGTACCTGGGCGACTTCGCCTCGAACGCGGCCTTCGGCGTCCGGAACACCTACCGCAACCAGGTGATCGCGCAGGGGCTGGCCGCCAGCGACGCGTTCTGGAAGCTGGTGACCACCACCACGGGCATCACCCAGTACAAGGTGACCGCGGGCTCGCAGACGGCGCTGAGCAACGGGGCGGTGGGCTTCACCTCGTCCGACGGGCTGGTCACCATCGGCACGGCGCGCTACCGCGGCGTGGCCGAGGTGCGCCGCAACAGCGCGGGAACGCTGGCCGGCATCAACGAGGTGCACATCGAGGACTACCTGTACGGCGTGGTGCCGCGCGAGCTGCCGCCCACGGTATGGCCGGAGCTCGAGGCGCTCAAGGCGCAGGCCGTGGCGGCCCGCACCTACGCGCTCAGCGGCCTGGGCAAGCGCGCCGCCGACGGCTACGACCTGCTGCCCACCACCAGCGACCAGGTGTACGGCGGCTACAATGCCGAGCACCCGCTGAGCACGCAGGCGGTGGACGAGACGCGCGCCGTGGTCGCCACGCACGAAGGCAAGCTGATCGCGGCCCTGTTCAGCTCCACCAGCGGCGGCGTAACGGCCAACAACGAGGACGTGTACAACTCCGCGCCCATCGCGTACCTGCGCGGCGTGCGCGACCGCCAGCACGGCAATTCCGAGCACGTGCTAGACGAGATCCGCCGCAGCCCCAACGCCAACTCGCTGCGCGGCAAGAAGAACGGCGACTTCGAGTCCGACTGGTCGCGCTACCACCGCTGGAGCTTCGAGTGGACGGCGGAGGAGATTTCGCAGGTGGTCTCGCTGTACGCCGGGCAGGACGTGGGCAGGGTGACGGCGATCAACGTGCTGGAGCGCTCCAACAGCGGCCGCGTGAAGACCATCGAGTACGTGACCGAGGCGGGAACGTTCTACGACACCAAGGACCACATCCGCACCTCGCTCAAGTACATCAACGCCAGCGGCACGCCCACCAGCCTGCTGAGCACGCTCTTCATCATCGAGCCCGTGATCGACCGCAAGACGGGCGAGGTCGCCGGCTTCGAGGCGTTCGGCGGCGGCTGGGGCCACGGCGTGGGCCTGTGCCAGACGGGCGCCGTGGGGATGGCGGAAAAGGGCGCCACGTACGACGAGATCCTCAAGCACTACTACCAGGGCATCGACCTGGCCACCTGGTACTGA